The Thomasclavelia ramosa DSM 1402 genome includes a region encoding these proteins:
- a CDS encoding formamidopyrimidine-DNA glycosylase — translation MIELPEAYAIADDLEKEILGKTIIDLGGNYTDHKFTFYEGNPNSYKELLVGKKVTGIIKRNYYVEIVIENYRLTFRDGANIRYYQKPTKLKKSKLLITFADQSFINVTTSMYCFIGLFDQITGSNNEYYQTELTSIGPLDQEFTLNYFKTLITDETEKLSIKAFLATKQRILGIGNGVAQDIMFNAKLFPKRRIKTLNEQDIKNLYDALIRTLTKMVENHGRDSEKDIYGNPGGYKTILCAKSYKSGCPICHCEIKKEQYLGGSIYYCPNCQK, via the coding sequence ATGATTGAACTTCCTGAAGCATATGCAATTGCTGATGACTTGGAAAAAGAAATACTTGGTAAGACTATAATTGATCTCGGGGGTAACTACACTGATCATAAATTTACTTTTTATGAAGGAAATCCTAATTCATACAAGGAATTATTAGTTGGTAAAAAAGTAACAGGTATTATTAAGCGAAATTACTATGTTGAAATAGTAATTGAGAATTACCGTTTAACCTTTCGTGACGGCGCTAATATTCGCTACTACCAAAAACCAACTAAATTAAAAAAAAGCAAATTACTAATTACTTTTGCTGATCAAAGTTTCATCAATGTAACAACATCAATGTATTGTTTTATTGGACTTTTTGATCAAATAACAGGATCAAATAATGAATATTATCAAACAGAATTAACCAGTATTGGTCCTTTAGATCAAGAATTTACTCTTAATTACTTTAAAACATTAATTACTGATGAAACTGAAAAACTCAGTATCAAAGCCTTTTTAGCAACTAAGCAAAGAATTTTAGGGATTGGTAATGGTGTTGCTCAAGATATTATGTTTAATGCCAAACTCTTTCCCAAACGAAGGATTAAGACATTAAATGAACAAGATATAAAAAATTTATATGATGCGCTTATTAGAACTCTAACAAAGATGGTCGAAAACCACGGTCGAGACAGTGAAAAAGATATATACGGAAATCCTGGTGGCTACAAAACTATCTTATGCGCTAAATCTTATAAAAGTGGTTGCCCAATCTGTCACTGTGAAATAAAAAAAGAACAATATCTAGGTGGTAGTATCTATTATTGTCCTAATTGTCAAAAATAA
- a CDS encoding C45 family autoproteolytic acyltransferase/hydolase, producing MYHSRFKGEHYQIGFKWGRNLLKHKQLFLTNVPFEITLEHYDFALQCLPIYQKFFPEIIEEIRGIADGQKCSFKSICAVLLSMYCIVPEVHCSCFAFRNENEILFGRNSDFLTKIEKLYTNCIYQFTNDSYAFNGNTTACVEMEDGINEYGLAIGLTAVYPTVKQLGLNAGMMLRLFLEKCKTVDEVIQLLNTLPIASSQTFTLVDTGGDIALIECNSKQIKINRNNQNAFATNWFFSEAMREYNNHLIDNWQAQKRYQTIKEAILTDKINDFNDAAALLSGRYGYICQYDRKTGKDTVWSVIYDVKNKRIFRVEGNPSRKSFMEDKRFKFK from the coding sequence AATTTATTAAAACATAAGCAACTGTTTTTAACTAATGTACCCTTTGAAATTACTTTAGAGCACTATGATTTTGCTTTACAATGTTTACCGATTTATCAAAAATTTTTCCCAGAGATTATTGAAGAAATAAGGGGAATTGCTGATGGACAAAAATGTTCATTTAAAAGTATTTGTGCTGTTTTGTTGAGTATGTACTGCATTGTTCCAGAAGTACATTGTTCTTGTTTTGCTTTTAGAAATGAAAATGAAATCTTATTTGGACGAAATAGTGATTTTTTAACAAAAATTGAAAAACTGTATACTAATTGTATATATCAATTTACTAATGATTCATATGCGTTTAATGGCAACACTACAGCGTGCGTTGAGATGGAAGATGGTATCAACGAGTATGGTTTAGCAATTGGATTAACTGCTGTTTATCCAACTGTAAAACAACTGGGGCTAAATGCCGGAATGATGCTGCGGCTATTTTTGGAGAAGTGTAAAACAGTTGATGAAGTAATTCAATTGTTGAATACATTACCGATTGCTTCAAGTCAAACTTTTACACTGGTTGATACTGGTGGTGATATTGCATTGATTGAGTGCAATAGTAAACAAATTAAAATCAATAGAAATAATCAGAATGCTTTTGCAACTAACTGGTTCTTCAGTGAAGCAATGCGGGAATATAATAATCATCTTATTGATAATTGGCAAGCTCAAAAGCGCTATCAAACTATCAAAGAAGCGATTTTAACTGATAAAATCAACGATTTTAATGATGCGGCTGCTTTATTATCAGGTAGGTATGGTTATATTTGTCAGTACGATCGAAAAACAGGAAAGGATACAGTTTGGTCGGTCATATATGATGTGAAAAATAAAAGGATTTTTCGAGTTGAAGGAAATCCTTCACGAAAATCCTTTATGGAAGATAAAAGATTTAAGTTCAAATGA
- a CDS encoding GNAT family N-acetyltransferase, which yields MIKEINNKMDYDHLLTESDPNINLVRDYLENGALYGFYLKDEPVSFIAVEIIDGEVEIKNLLTLSEHRGHGYAKALIKFIEETYNSYDTFLVGTANSSLENITFYTRLGYVYSHRIENFFIDYYPNKIIENGMQATDLMYFKKSRQGLN from the coding sequence ATGATAAAAGAAATAAACAATAAAATGGATTATGATCACCTTTTAACTGAAAGTGATCCTAATATTAATTTAGTTAGAGATTACCTAGAAAATGGTGCTCTGTATGGCTTTTATTTAAAAGACGAACCAGTTTCATTCATTGCAGTAGAAATAATTGATGGCGAAGTTGAAATCAAAAATCTCCTTACATTAAGTGAACATCGTGGTCACGGCTATGCCAAAGCATTAATCAAATTTATTGAAGAAACGTACAATTCATATGATACTTTTCTAGTTGGTACTGCAAATTCCAGTCTTGAAAATATCACTTTTTATACACGTTTAGGATATGTTTATAGTCATCGGATTGAAAATTTCTTTATTGACTATTATCCTAATAAGATAATTGAAAACGGAATGCAGGCAACCGATTTAATGTATTTTAAAAAAAGTCGACAAGGCTTAAATTAA